From the Calliopsis andreniformis isolate RMS-2024a chromosome 4, iyCalAndr_principal, whole genome shotgun sequence genome, one window contains:
- the LOC143178280 gene encoding uncharacterized protein LOC143178280, producing the protein MSLQSDTNFPLFNDMMKFLEGQERALVALEHQRCYAKAEVTPKPRIWQHNAVVENTPTGPENCVFCEQPHVVATCKKFKLLSPEQRFQYMKNNQYCINCLALTHTVTHCRSSVSCKQCNGRHHTILHFEAQKIGTSNRRSTNKPKQGKREAGRSNVLARSPAKANVNTNSRASTLADNVTSHCGVTESGTRAVFLATADVRVYGKGGTSRIARALIDQGFEASFITASLVNDLQLARRKTQATVTGLGGGKTYEITHSADIKFGSTRCTAQAFRTSAYIVPKITSYVPPSVHISDAEILSELTLVDSDPASDRPIEVIIGAEVYASIIRRGLRRVNKTGPITQKTAWGWILSGPIGAANSSPNPVRMLHCSVLESLDKAIRRFWEIEKMPSTLLNTKAENECEEHFVKTFARDATGRFIVRLPFNHSNPDELLGDSLPIALSALTRLRRKLDLNQTLVKEYSEFLTEYESLNHMTRLESVDNMRLYIPHRAVIRTESATTKLRVVFNASSKTAGGRSLNDLLHVGPKLQTDITAVLTRWRLYEYVLVADIEKMFRQILVAREDRRFECIVWRTPSTERLIAYELNTVTYGTACAPYLSMRTLLELKKQDGDWYPLAAPVLEKDVYVDDVFMGAPAKPLVERIRKQTCELLQRGGFNLRKWAGNSSDLLRNIPQSSHSHAVDLNLFDDSELKVLGLRWIPSGDFFYFNLQRFQPSATPITKRTLFSEIAKLYDPFDWLSPVVIRAKILMQAQWLEKIQWDEHVSAETLKMWNTFCAD; encoded by the coding sequence ATGTCTCTTCAATCGGACACGAACTTCCCGTTGTTTAACGACATGATGAAGTTTCTTGAAGGACAGGAGCGCGCGTTGGTGGCATTGGAACACCAACGATGTTACGCAAAGGCGGAAGTCACGCCGAAACCTCGCATATGGCAGCATAACGCCGTGGTCGAGAACACTCCCACTGGTCCTGAAAATTGCGTGTTCTGTGAACAGCCGCACGTAGTTGCTACGTGCAAAAAGTTCAAACTACTTTCGCCGGAACAGCGGTTTCAATACATGAAGAATAATCAGTATTGTATAAACTGCTTGGCGTTAACGCACACGGTGACACACTGTCGAAGCAGCGTGTCATGTAAACAGTGTAACGGACGGCATCATACCATCCTGCACTTCGAAGCACAGAAGATCGGCACTAGTAACCGTCGTTCGACGAACAAGCCAAAGCAGGGCAAGCGGGAAGCGGGGCGGAGCAACGTTCTTGCGCGCAGTCCTGCAAAGGCAAACGTAAACACGAATTCTCGTGCTTCTACGTTAGCCGACAACGTTACGTCTCACTGTGGTGTGACAGAGAGCGGAACGAGAGCTGTGTTTCTTGCGACAGCTGATGTGCGAGTCTATGGAAAGGGAGGTACGTCGCGTATCGCGCGTGCACTCATTGATCAGGGATTTGAGGCCTCCTTCATAACCGCCAGTCTAGTGAATGATCTACAACTCGCGCGAAGGAAAACCCAAGCAACGGTAACCGGCTTGGGGGGCGGAAAGACCTACGAGATCACGCACAGCGCGGACATTAAATTCGGGTCAACACGCTGCACTGCACAGGCGTTCCGCACAAGTGCATACATCGTCCCGAAAATAACGTCTTACGTCCCACCGTCGGTTCACATCTCAGATGCTGAGATCTTGAGTGAACTGACGCTTGTAGATTCAGACCCTGCATCTGATCGACCAATTGAGGTGATCATCGGTGCAGAGGTATACGCTAGTATTATTCGAAGAGGGCTCCGTCGAGTAAACAAAACAGGACCGATCACACAGAAGACGGCCTGGGGCTGGATCCTGTCTGGGCCGATCGGCGCAGCAAACTCTTCCCCAAATCCCGTGAGGATGCTGCACTGCAGCGTCCTTGAATCGTTGGACAAAGCGATACGGCGATTCTGGGAGATAGAGAAGATGCCCTCGACCTTACTGAACACCAAAGCCGAGAACGAATGCGAAGAGCACTTCGTAAAAACCTTTGCGCGAGACGCGACGGGAAGGTTCATAGTTCGGTTGCCTTTTAACCATTCAAACCCGGACGAGCTGTTGGGCGACTCTCTCCCAATAGCTCTCTCCGCGTTGACAAGGTTGAGGAGAAAACTGGACTTGAACCAAACCCTCGTGAAGGAATACAGTGAGTTTCTCACTGAATACGAGTCGTTAAATCATATGACTCGTCTCGAGTCGGTCGATAACATGCGACTCTATATCCCTCACCGAGCGGTTATTCGCACGGAGAGCGCTACGACGAAGCTGCGCGTCGTGTTTAACGCCTCCAGCAAAACAGCGGGCGGACGCTCGCTGAACGACCTCCTCCACGTAGGTCCAAAATTACAGACTGATATCACCGCCGTATTAACGAGGTGGCGTCTGTACGAATACGTCTTAGTAGCGGATATCGAGAAGATGTTTCGACAAATTCTCGTCGCTAGAGAGGATCGTCGTTTTGAATGCATCGTATGGCGTACCCCCTCGACCGAGCGACTTATCGCTTACGAGTTGAATACCGTCACATACGGTACGGCGTGCGCTCCGTACCTTTCGATGCGAACACTTCTCGAGCTGAAAAAACAGGACGGCGACTGGTACCCGCTCGCCGCGCCTGTCCTCGAGAAGGACGTCTACGTAGACGATGTGTTTATGGGAGCTCCCGCCAAACCGTTGGTGGAGAGAATCCGTAAACAAACGTGCGAGCTCCTACAGCGAGGTGGATTTAACCTTCGCAAGTGGGCTGGAAATTCGTCAGATTTATTACGAAATATTCCACAGAGCTCTCACTCACACGCAGTCGACCTTAATTTGTTTGACGATTCCGAATTAAAGGTGCTCGGTCTGCGATGGATACCATCTGGAgattttttctatttcaatCTGCAACGGTTTCAACCGTCTGCAACACCGATAACAAAGCGCACTTTGTTTTCGGAAATTGCAAAACTGTACGATCCCTTTGACTGGCTTTCACCAGTCGTGATCCGTGCGAAAATTTTGATGCAAGCCCAGTGGCTGGAGAAAATCCAGTGGGACGAGCACGTTTCCGC